TCAATACCCACCCGCCGGGTTCGGACAGGTACGCCACCGGATAGCGGAACATCGCCGGTTCATCGAGGCGTACGACAACACTCCCGATGATGGGTCCGCGTTCGACGAAGGCGCGTATCGTGGACAGCTCGCGCAGAATCTTCATGAAGTGCGATTCGGTGCGCGGATAGTCGTGCGCCCATCCGGGCCCTTCACTGCCGCATTCGTACGCACCCCGGTACTTGATGCGGGCGAACGTCACCCGGCCGTCGTACGTCGGGTTACCTGCAAAGAAGGGCGAGACGAAATAGTTCTCGGCGTCCCAGTTGCTGGCACACGCGGCCGAACGGCCGAAGCGTCGCTGCGCTGGCGCGACCGTCGCGCTGACCAGCACGCCGGTCACCAGAACCACCACCAGTGATACAGTACGATTCGGCATGAGCTATGCTTCGATACGGTCGAGGTCGCCATATGCCTGATAAGGCGGGCTTGTCTGTAGACGCGTGCCGGTGGGACATTACCCCACATGACATCTCAGCCATCACCCGCCGGTCCCAACGGCGTCGAACGCCGGTCCAACCCGCGATTGCGCGAACTGGTCGACGAAATGCTCGCCTCGATCCGCGCCGCGCACAATGTCGACCTCTGGACCAACGACGAGCGCGCCCGCTATCAGGCCGACATGGCGCGCATCATGGAATCAGTGCGCGAGCATGCCATCGATCATGGACGCAAGCACACGGGATTGGAGAAGCCGTAATCAGGACAGCCCGAACTCTTCGCGCGCCTGACGATTGGCCTGCAACTGCACCACCGACGTGCTCGCGCCGTCGGCCCCATGCTCCCCGGTGTGCACCAGGTCGAGTGCGTCTTCGCGGCGTTTGACCTGCTCCCAGAAATCGCCCGCGTGCGGGTCGGTGCCTTCGTCGGCCGGCAGCAGCGCATACAGGGCCTTGTACATCATGGAGAATGCCCAGAACAGCGCCAGCATGTCGGGCAGCGCGAGGACGATGCGCGTGATGGCATTGACGTTCGCCACCTGATCGTTGAATACCGGCGTGCCGAACGGCGCCAGGACCATCTTGAAGTTGATGGCGTAGTTCACGAGACCGGCAATCAGGTTCGTTGCGCCGATGATCAGTGCCGATTGCTTGAGCGATCGCACGACCGTCGGCTCGGCCAGCAAGCGATCCATCGCCGACCGGCGTTCCGGCGTGTCCGGATCGAGTCCCTGCAGCGCAATCGCCCGGGTGACCGGATGCGCAAGAAACGCCGAACCACCAAAGATGAACACGGCCAGCAGGTAGCTCGCGCTGTCCTTGAAGGCGAAGAGCGCGCCGTCCACATACCAGAACGCCAGCACGCCACGCATCACGGCGCCAAAGCCGCCATAGGCCGAGATGAAGTTGAATCGGCGCGTGAGCACCAACAGGTCGAGTAATACCCAACCAACCGGTATCAGCGCGGCGGCCAGATACGCTGGCAGCGTGCCCAGGGGCTTGGTGCCGTACTTGAGGATCAGGACCGGTGCGACCGCGCCAATCAGGATATCCAGCACGAGTTTGAGCGACTTCGACATGGCAGGCAATCTTGCCGAGGGGTTGGCTTCGCGGTACCCATCAACACATGAACCAGCCCCTCGGATCCCACCGGCCGCGCCGTGCACGTGTGGGCGCGCTCGTGCTGTCAGCCATCACGATGGCCATGACCCTGGCGTGCGCCCGCTGGGCACCGGGGACGGCCGCAGGTCCCGACCTGACCACCGAGGCGGGATCGCTCACGGGCAGGAAGCTCGAGCGCCCGCCCTTGGACGATGCCACCCGCGCCCGGCTTGTCGCCCAGCTGGCGGCCGCAGCCGATACGCTGCGCGTCAACCCGCAGAGCCCCGACGCGCTCATCTGGGTGGGTCGACGGCTTGCCTATCTCGGCAAATACCGCGAGGCCATAGACACCTTTACGGCCGGCGTCGACCGCTTTCCGCGCGATGCGAGATTCCTGCGGCATCGCGGGCATCGGTACCTCACCATTCGTCGCCCGATGCTGGCGACGCAGGATCTGGCCAAGGCGGCCACGCTCATCCGGGGTCAGCCCGATGTGATTGAGCCTGACGGGGCACCAAACGCCCGCAACATTCCGCTCAGCACGCTGCAATTCAATATCTGGTACCATCTGGCACTCGCCTACTACGTGGATGGCAAGTATCCGCAGGCGCTTGCGGCGTGGGACTCCTGCGCGCGCGTGTCGAGCAATCCGGACCTGATGGTCGCCTCGCAATACTGGCGCTATCTGGTGCTCGCGCGCCTCGCGCGGACTGCGGCCGCCGACAGCGCACTGGCCATTGCGCGCGAGAACCCGACGCTCATTGAGAATCAGTCGTATTTGCGCTTGATGCGATTGTTTGCCGGGCTGGAACCGGTCGAGTCGGTGTTTCCCGGTGCGTCAGCCGCTAATGTCGCAGATGCCACCTCGGCCTACGGCGTCTCGATGTGGCATTTCCTGAACGGTCGACGGAATGAGGCGCGCGATCTCTGGAAGCGACTCGATGCCAGTCCGGCGTGGGGCTCGTTTGGGGTGCTGGCGGCCGAAGGGGAACTCACGCGAACGCCGTAGGTCGGACGTTCGCACCACGACATCAATCGGTTCAGCGACTTGAACTCGGCTTCAGTCCCAGCGCGCTATTCAACCACCGCACGAACGGCGTCATCACCTGATAGTGCCGGGCGAGAATATCCGGCAGTTTCGCACTCTGCACGTCGTCCAGTGTCAGCGCGCATCCGGCCGTGAACGACTGATAGCGCAGCCAGGTGCCGGCCGGATGATCGGGGTCATAGCCACGCGGCATGCGCGTGAGCATCGACTCTTCACTCAGTGATCCGAATCGCCGCTTGAACGTGCGGTTGTTCACGATGTCGGCGAAACCCTCGTGGTCGTCGGCCAGCACGCCACGAATCTGGTTCAGCGCCGGACGCGGTGGCATCCAGATGCCGCCGCCGCACATCATTTCGCCCGGCTCCATGTGGAAGTAGAACCCGGCGCCACCGTGCACGGCTTCGCCACCGACACCGCCACCGGAATCACGATGCGGGAACCAGCAGGCCACGTTGGTCTTGTACGGCGACTTGTCGTTGGAGAAGCGCACGTCGCGATGAATGCGAAACATCGACTTCTTTGAACCGACAATTTCCGGGATGAACGACGCCAGTCGCACATCCACGTCCTCGATGAGCAGGCGCATCGGCGCACGCAGCGCCTCCTCATAGTCGTCGCGATGCGCCTCAAACCAGTCCTTGCGATTGTTCTTCTTGAGACCGCGCAGGAAACTCATCGCGCGTGGAGGAAAGCCGCGGAACGTTTCCATGGTCAATGCGCCGGAAAGAGAAACCGGAGAAAGAGGCCGGTGCGATGGCCCCAGGCGCGTTCGTCGTGCAACGCGCCATCGTCTTCCAGGTAGTGCAGATCCACACCAGCCTGCCAGCCTTTGCGCAGCAGCATGCGGTGCAGCAGGCGTGTGCCCTTGAGCATGCGTTTCTCGCCGGTCCCCACGTCCAGCCAGATCGACAAGGTTGGCGCGCGATCATCGACGATGTTCAACTGACGGACAATCCACCGATCGTCCCACCACACCGACGGTGACAGCAAGGCCAGCTTGCCGAAGATGGCCGGGTGGGTCAGGCCCAGATGCAGCGTGAGCAGTCCGCCCAGCGAACTGCCCACCATCCCGGTATCGCGCGCGCCACGTCGCGTACGATAGTGGCGATCGATGAACGGCTTGATCTCGTACACCAGCATCTGGCCGTAGCGATCGGCCATGCCGCCGGCATCATGGGCATTGTCACGGGTCGGCGTGTACTCATCGATGCGATCGCGCCCCGCGTTGCCGATGGCCACCAGGATGATCGGCTCGATGATCCCGGCATGCATCAGGGCGCGCGCCGTCGTGTCGACACCCCACTGCACACCAAAGGGCGACATCGGCAGATCGTCGAACACGTTCTGTCCGTCGTGCAGATACAGCACCGGATACCGGCGTTCCGGTTCCAATTCGTATTCGGGCGGGACGCACACCACGACATCGTGCGCATGCGGCAGGAAGCGCGAGCGCACCTCTGGATAGTGGTCAAGCGAGCCGACACGCCGTGGGGCGGGCAGCGCGGCATTCACATCATCCAGCAATCCGGCGTGGACCATCAGGCGCCCGCCATCGATCAGAACTCGACGAGATCCGGCGGTCGGTGCCCCGCCACGAACGCATCCATGTTGGCCAGCGCCCGCATTCCCATGGCCGTGCGGGTTTCAACCGTGCCGCTACCCATATGCGGCAACAGCACCACATTCTCCATGTCGCGCAACTCCGCCACTACGGTCGGCTCCCACTCATACACGTCAAGACCGGCGCCGGCGATCTGGCGCTCGCGCAACGCACTCGTCAGCGCATACTCGTCGACGATGTCGCCCCGCGCCGTATTGATCAGGTACGATTTCGGGCCCATGCGGGCGAGCCGTTCGGCATTGATCAGGTGACGCGTCTCGGGCGTCGCCGGACAATGGAGCGACACCACGTCGGCGCGCTCCAACAGGACGTCCACCGACGCCACCCGCTCGGCCGTGGCCGGGCCGGCCGTGGCCGGATCGTCGATGCGCGGATCACGCGGAGCATACCAGATCACGTGCATGCCCAAAGCCGACGACACCTGGCGCGCCAGCGCGCGGCCAATGCGTCCATAGCCGATGATCCCCAGGGTCTTGCCGTGCGGGCTGTGGCCCATCAGATGCGTGGGGCGCCATCCTGACCACGCCCCGCTGCGCAGATGGCGTTCGCCTTCACCCAGGCGACGCATGGTCATGAGCAGCAGCGCCAACGCGAGATCGGCCGTGTCGTCTGTGAGCACATCAGGCGTGTTGCTGATCTGCACACCGGCATGACGCGCGGCGTCACGATCGATGTGATTGACACCCACGCCGAAGTTGGCCAGCAGGCGCGTTTTCACCGGACCCTCGAACAGCTCGGCGCGGAGCTTGTCGGTGACGGTGCACAGTACGATATCCGTGGTGCGCAGCACCTGTGACATCTGCTCGGGTGAGAGCGACACGTCGGTGCGATTGAAGCGCGCGTCATACCGCGACGCGATCGCTTCCTCCACGGTCGTCGGCAGCTTGCGCGTGACGACGACGGTTGGTCGTTCGCCGCTCACGCCGGCAGACGCCACGTGGACAACGCGGCGCCAATTCCCGCACCCAGCGTGATTGGCACACCCGCGTCCGCCAGCGCCATCTCGACGCCACTCATGGCGCCGGCCAACGAGAGGGGATTCATGTCGCCCAGATGACCGATCCGGAACACCTTGCCAGCCAACTCGCCCAGCCCCGCACCCAGCGAGACATCGTAGCGCTTGAAGGCCAGCTCGATGACCCGCCCCGCGTCGAAGCCGCTGGGCATCACCACCGCGGTGAGCGTGTTGGACGCAATCTCCGGCCGCTTCGCGCATTCGCCAAGCTCCCACGCCTTCACCGCGGCGCGCACGCCAATGGCCATGCGACGATGCCGCGCCGCCACTTCATCCATGCCTTCCTCCAGCAGCATGGTCAACGCCTCGTCCAGTCCAAAAAGCAACGACAGTGCCGGCGTATACGGAAAGTAGCCGCGCGAATTCTGGTCGCGCATCGGCCGCAAGTCGAAATACGATCGCGGCGTGCTGACGGTCGCCACGCGCTCCAACGCCTTTTCGCTCATGCCCAGAATGCCAAGACCGGCGGGCAACATGAATCCCTTCTGCGACCCGGCGATCGAACAGTCCACTCCCCACGCATCGAACTGAAAGTCGAGACTGGCAATCGAGCTTACGCCATCGACGTACAACAGCGCCGGATGCCTGGCGCGATCCATCGCATCGCGCACCGCGGCAATGTCGTTCGTCACGCCCGTCGCCGTTTCGTTGTGCACGACCATCACGCCCTGAATTTCGTGCGCCGTGTCGGCAACCAGCGCCGCTTCAATCAGATCGGCGGGTGCCGATTCGCCCCACGGGACTTCGATCACATCGACGTGGTATCCCAGGTTGCGAGCCGCCTGAATGAACAGGTGTGAAAACTGCCCCAGTCGGACCGCCAGCAGGCGCGCGCCGGGATTCTGCGTGTTGACCAGCGACGCTTCCCACATGCCAGTGCCCGACGACGGGAACACGAAGTGCTCGCCCTTCGTCTGGTGGACCACCTGCGGCAGGCGCGACAGGATCGAACGGGTAAGCGTCGGAAACGCGGAAGACCGATGATCTTCGCTGGCGCGATGCATGGCGCGCAGCAGACGATCGGGTATCGGGGTCGGACCGGGAATCTGGAGAAAGTGTCGGCCAGCCATGTCTCGATGATCAGGATGGGAGTGGATGGTGTTCCGGGATCGCGTCCTCAACGTCCACGCTGTCGGTCACTTCGACTTCGTCGGAGTCCGCATCGGCCTCTGATTCGGCTTCCCCGGATTCGGCTTCCCCGGATTCGGTTTCCCGTTCGGCCTCGTCCGGATCGAGCGTGCGCAGCAGTCGACGACAGAGGCGCGCCAGGCGTGCCCGCTGCTCACCGGTGAGCTCACTCATGAGATCGACGATAGCGGCCGTGCGGGCAGGTGTCGCCTGCTCGAGCACAGCAGTCCCCGCGTCCGTCAGGTGCACCGTGATGAAGCGACGGTCGGTGGCATGTCGTTCGCGTCGCACCAAACCGCGTGACTCGAGCGCGTCGATGATCGCGGTCATCTGGGCCTTGCTGCGCCCCAGCGCTTCGGCCAGCTCCTGTTGATGCACCGCGCCGCGGGCGGCAATCGTGTCGAGCACGCCAAACTGCGATGCCGACAGACCGAACGGGTGCACGGCCGCCTCCACCCTGGTGGCCGCGAGGCCGGCCGCGCGCTGCAGCCGACCGTACGCATCAAGGGCCCGTCGCCGCTTCTTGTCGCCTTTTCCGCTCATCGTCCTGTCTCCGGGAGGTCCTGCCGCATTTCGTCAGACCGAAATGTACTGGCGTAGCGGCCACGGAGCGGGGGGCAGGGGCGGGGAGATACAAGACGGGAGACTGAAGACGGAAGACGGGAGACATCCGGTCGGCCGGACGTCTCCCGTCTCCCCTCTCCCGTCTCCCGTCTTCTTTCACCTACATCCTGAAAATCGCCTTCGTCTCATCATGAAACAGCACCCAGAGCGAGTAACCGCCGAACAGGGTCCCCATCGGCCAGCGGAACAGGCGAAATGCCGACACGACGATAATGACGTTGCGCGCCCACGGCTGGTGATTGAGCAGCCCGAAACCGGCGATGAGTCCAAAGAAGC
This sequence is a window from Gemmatimonadaceae bacterium. Protein-coding genes within it:
- a CDS encoding aminotransferase class V-fold PLP-dependent enzyme — protein: MAGRHFLQIPGPTPIPDRLLRAMHRASEDHRSSAFPTLTRSILSRLPQVVHQTKGEHFVFPSSGTGMWEASLVNTQNPGARLLAVRLGQFSHLFIQAARNLGYHVDVIEVPWGESAPADLIEAALVADTAHEIQGVMVVHNETATGVTNDIAAVRDAMDRARHPALLYVDGVSSIASLDFQFDAWGVDCSIAGSQKGFMLPAGLGILGMSEKALERVATVSTPRSYFDLRPMRDQNSRGYFPYTPALSLLFGLDEALTMLLEEGMDEVAARHRRMAIGVRAAVKAWELGECAKRPEIASNTLTAVVMPSGFDAGRVIELAFKRYDVSLGAGLGELAGKVFRIGHLGDMNPLSLAGAMSGVEMALADAGVPITLGAGIGAALSTWRLPA
- a CDS encoding D-glycerate dehydrogenase; translated protein: MSGERPTVVVTRKLPTTVEEAIASRYDARFNRTDVSLSPEQMSQVLRTTDIVLCTVTDKLRAELFEGPVKTRLLANFGVGVNHIDRDAARHAGVQISNTPDVLTDDTADLALALLLMTMRRLGEGERHLRSGAWSGWRPTHLMGHSPHGKTLGIIGYGRIGRALARQVSSALGMHVIWYAPRDPRIDDPATAGPATAERVASVDVLLERADVVSLHCPATPETRHLINAERLARMGPKSYLINTARGDIVDEYALTSALRERQIAGAGLDVYEWEPTVVAELRDMENVVLLPHMGSGTVETRTAMGMRALANMDAFVAGHRPPDLVEF
- a CDS encoding alpha/beta hydrolase; translated protein: MVHAGLLDDVNAALPAPRRVGSLDHYPEVRSRFLPHAHDVVVCVPPEYELEPERRYPVLYLHDGQNVFDDLPMSPFGVQWGVDTTARALMHAGIIEPIILVAIGNAGRDRIDEYTPTRDNAHDAGGMADRYGQMLVYEIKPFIDRHYRTRRGARDTGMVGSSLGGLLTLHLGLTHPAIFGKLALLSPSVWWDDRWIVRQLNIVDDRAPTLSIWLDVGTGEKRMLKGTRLLHRMLLRKGWQAGVDLHYLEDDGALHDERAWGHRTGLFLRFLFPAH
- a CDS encoding MarR family transcriptional regulator; translation: MSGKGDKKRRRALDAYGRLQRAAGLAATRVEAAVHPFGLSASQFGVLDTIAARGAVHQQELAEALGRSKAQMTAIIDALESRGLVRRERHATDRRFITVHLTDAGTAVLEQATPARTAAIVDLMSELTGEQRARLARLCRRLLRTLDPDEAERETESGEAESGEAESEADADSDEVEVTDSVDVEDAIPEHHPLPS
- a CDS encoding DUF2461 domain-containing protein — protein: METFRGFPPRAMSFLRGLKKNNRKDWFEAHRDDYEEALRAPMRLLIEDVDVRLASFIPEIVGSKKSMFRIHRDVRFSNDKSPYKTNVACWFPHRDSGGGVGGEAVHGGAGFYFHMEPGEMMCGGGIWMPPRPALNQIRGVLADDHEGFADIVNNRTFKRRFGSLSEESMLTRMPRGYDPDHPAGTWLRYQSFTAGCALTLDDVQSAKLPDILARHYQVMTPFVRWLNSALGLKPSSSR
- a CDS encoding DUF4159 domain-containing protein; protein product: MPNRTVSLVVVLVTGVLVSATVAPAQRRFGRSAACASNWDAENYFVSPFFAGNPTYDGRVTFARIKYRGAYECGSEGPGWAHDYPRTESHFMKILRELSTIRAFVERGPIIGSVVVRLDEPAMFRYPVAYLSEPGGWVLSDAELLGLRKYISHGGFIIFDDIEGDPNPDYRNLVEQWRRAFPGARPLPLTNAHQIFNSFFKIDLAKIPSKTGRYTPEYLGFFEDNDPSKRMLAIIDNYADVGELIEFSDEGYNMVPANEAYKLWVNYFVYALTH